AAATAATAGAACGATTCTCAAGTATATATATGGTCTTGTTAGTTCTATACCTTGATTTCCATGTCAAGGATTCTATATCGGTTAGTGAGAGAAGTTTCTAATATAACCCCTTTATATATGATGGATTTCTTTGGGTTAGGACTCTCAAACTCTGTTTTAGACATGACTAGTTATCAGTTTCTTTGTAAGCAAAAGCTTATGAATGGAAGTTGTTAATGGCTAGGAGTAAGGTGGATGATATGAAACTCAACATTAACCATGTTTAACTCTTTTATAATCCTACATTCAACCCATGACTCAAGTCCCTAGTCTGCGAGATTAAGAAGCCGAAATAGTTAAGAAGAAGActgttattttactttttcttcaaCAGTTTAGAAAACATATATACAAGAGTGTGAAATTGCATTCAAATGAAATTCTGCAATGGAGTAAAATCCTTGGAATCACAAGCACAGATAGCTTCATCAAGTTGCCATAAAGGGTGGAAGGATGGCAGAATTGGTGGCTGCCCCTTCATCCCATTCCAGTCCATGCCACCATTCCTTGCTGCCATAGACTCTTGGCAGGGCCGAGACACCGTGAGTTTTGAGTGGCAGCTTCTTCAGTTTTGGACAGTCCATCACTGCAATCCTCTCCAAGGAAGGAAAAGCCAGAGCCTCCTGGGATATGCTTCTTAATTGCGGGAGGTCTCGGATGGACATTGTTCTAAGGCTTGGAAAGGCCATCAGGTCCTCCTCTATCATTTCATCCCCACATATCAATTCCTCCATTTCACTGCAGTAGAATATGTAGAGTACTTCAAGCCTGGGCAGTTGTAAAATCCATGAGACATTCTTCAACTTATGGCAGTACCAAATGCTTATGGATCGAAGATTCTGGAGGCATTCTCGAGTAACCGAGTTCCTCCATACCCTGGTTAAGTTGGGAAGGCCATGTAAGGAGAGAACCTCAAGGCTTGGCAGCCAGTTCCTTCCGGCCCCTACACCAATCGCCAAGTACTTCAAATCATAGCAGTTATTGATGCTGAGCCGCCTTAGTTTCTTGCCATCACCAGAAGCCGATGAAAATTGTAAATAGAATAACCCTTCACATTCCTTGATATATAGATACTTTATACACTTCAGCAGAGTGTTCAAACGAGAAAGCCTCCTCAGGGTAGTGGATTCAATTACAGTAATCCCAAGGGTGGAAAGGTGTCTCAAGCCTTCCAAATCTGCAAAGCTAGCATCACTCTCAGGGGCATCACAATTGAGCGCTTCCCAGCCCCCATAACtgtaataaaaattcaagactCTCAACTGGGAAAGTCTGGATATCGCCTCATGTGGGATTGTTCTAAGAGAATGCGTTCGTTGCAGATCCAAAAGCCTCAGCTTTGCCAGACTTCCTAGCTCTTTAGGCAATGCAGTTAGCTTAGTCCCTGAGAGATCTAGATGACGCAACTCGACTAATTCACCGATGCTCACAGGGATCTCTTTTAGACTGGTGAATGACAGATCCAGGACTCTAAGAACTGGCATAAAATGGAAAAACCCAACTGTGATTCTGTTTAAACCGCTGTTCCATTGAAGCAGCAAGGTTGATAAGCTGGGGCAATCTGGTATTTCTGATAGAGCAGTGATCCCATTATCTAACAATGAAATCCTTTCTGCAAATCTCCAGTTCTCTACTCTGGGTGCTTCAGTCAGGCCTATGCTGGGCTGtatgagaaacttcttttcATTTCTCCCATACCCAGATGATATCCATAAGGCAAAGCTTCGGACGACATCATGCATCTTCACTTGGGTTTTCTCTTCACCATTTTCCAGTAAGCATGCAACTTTCAGAGATCCAATAACAGCATGTCCCTTGTTCTGGACATTACCATCATGGGAGCTGTCTAAAAATCCCTCCCCAACCCAATACTCTACAAGCTGTTCTTTCTCAATGGAGAAGTCTTCAGGGAATAAGGAACAATACAAGAAGCATGATCTCAGCGTATCGTTATCCAAATTGTCATAGCTGAACTTTAAGAGAGTAAAGACATCTTCCATACCTCTGAGTTCTGATGGAGAATTGTCCAGTAGTTCTATTGCATACTTCCACTCCTCCTCTGTTTCTTTGTTTGCCATGGCCCTTCCAATTGTGATTAAGGCAAGTGGAAGGCCTCCACATTTTTTGACAATCTTCTCAGCATGAGGGCGGATGGAGGATAAATCCAAGAGCTCCTTTTTACCTACTTTTTCTTGGAAGAGTTGCCATGATTCCTTCTCTTCCAAGAATTCTACTTTCAGTTTCCTGTGAGCATCCATATCACTGCATACATCCATTGACCGGGTGGTGAAAATCACCTTGCATTTGTTTTGCTGGTCAGCAAGAGGAATGCCAATGTTCTCTAGATCAAGTTCTTCCCAAACATCATCCAGCAATAGTAAGAACCTTTTCCTTCTCATTACCCGGCATATCTTCAAAGCTCGCTGTTCTTGAGTCTCATCTTCTTCCCAAGACAACCCCAACCTTGCCCCAACAGCTTGTTGGATCTTATCAGCAACAAAGTCCTTAGACACCAAAACCCATATCACCACATCGAAATCATGGGTTTTGGTAAGGAATTCATTGTTTATGTTCTTCAAGAGGGCAGTTTTCCCAACACCCCCCATTCCATAAATTCCAATAATTCCAACTGCATCGTCTGCAAGGAACTGCCTAACCTTCTCCAACATTACATCTAGGCCATACATTGGCCTAGTAGGTATCTCCTTGACTGCATCAGGAGGTGATCCAGAATCGGCAACAGTATCAAAGGTGCCTCTGTCCACAAGTTCTCCTACACCCCTGAGCTTCTTGGCAACTTTCGTGCTTAGCTTATATCTTGAAGAACAATTTGCATGGCAGCAACCCACACATCGCCTTTGCTGCTGCTGCCTGAAACGTTCCTCCATCACGCTTACTTCATCTTCAATGGCTTGGACCTCTTCTAACCACCATTTCACCTGGTTTCTGGCTGTTAACCCGTTTAACTCAGCCTGGTCAACGCATCTCTTCAGGTCATCCCTTGTGTCCTTCAACTTCTTTATTTCAGCTCTGAGGGTGTGAACCCTTTCATCCAAATTCCAAAAATTGCTTATCCTTGCGGCAACGGGTTTGCTCAAGCCAGAAATGATGCCATTGATGACAATAGAGAAAACCTCCATGGATAAAATACTCAATATTATCTACACACAACGGCAAAGACCAGATAATACACAGACAAAAAACATTCAAGAGCAGAAAGGCATTATTGCCAAGTCTTTCACAGTCTAGACCTGTCCTCAATGTGACCTGATCTTCATCCATTAGAGTCTAGGGCCGGCTTTCTTGAACACTCAAAGTTGACTCCCTTATTTTCCATTTGTAGACCCACTTAGATATTTTGATTATTCTTATAATTAATGGTGGTAATTTTAGACAGCATAGCCACCACCATTGACTACCATTTTGCAAGGTTCCATGACTGTTAATCCTCAAGTTGAAAACAAGCCAATTGACAACTCCATTGTTAATGATCAAGTTGCTGATTTTGTAAGAAGTTTTGACTTCCATTTTTCGGTCATCTCACAATTTTTTATCCTTAGACTATGCAGTTATAAtgtttttcaaatgaattcttTCATTGAACCCTTTAAAAAGTATATCATGTATGAATATTCTCAGTTTTGTAAACGACTGTAAAATCACTGCAGAAGAAGGATAGGTCTTGTTTCTATTAACGGAGTGCTCTATTTTCTAACAGGTATCAAGGCTCCCCTGAAACTTGCCTAGAAACTCCTTGTTGAGTTGGTTCCACACTTCTTAACATTCCCTGTAGAATCAGTTCTAAAAGATTATCACCAGTATAATCCCCATAATTTTCTGGAAGCATTAGACATCATTGCACACTTTAATGTCTTAATTAGCTTCAACATGAGTGAACCTGTATTTTGTGTATAATAGTAATTTAGGATTTGGTTTTACTTGTGGCTTTAACCATCTCATCTTAAACTTAATTAATGTTGAGTAAGAAATCttgccaaaacaaaaaatttagcaTCCGACATCCTTAGTAACCATGCTCCACATGAATCCTAAGCCAAGGCTATTTCCAAAGCTTTCTTGACACCCATCTCAAGCATAAATGCTCTCATGATTTGAACCCATAATCCTTGactcatttatcaattttaggATCGAAATTTGGTCATATCCACCAATGTCCAATGAGGAATGTGAAACCTTTGCGGCATTGAACATCAAGtcctaaataatatttatatgaaaggAAACAATTGTTCAACTCTTAAATGAGTTTCTGTCTTCCTAATTTCATAAAAGGTGTCTGTTTATTTAGCACTATAATTCGATGAGACAAAATGAGGACATTATATTTGTATGAAAGGATGGTTGTAATATCTCACATCGATTGAAGGAAGAAGTTACTGACCCTTCATATGTATTGAACTTCTTTCAATTATATGtatgtgttttaaaattataaaaatctatTGAACCCAAAGTGAATAATATCTACACAAGAAAGAGAGGATCGCTATAAAACTTCATCCATCCTAACCCGGGCCTGTTTCCAAGCACTTTTGATCAGTAACAACAATTCTCAATTCAAACAATGTTAGTGATGTAGAtcagttggaaaaaaaaaacatggtcttttaaactttataatCCTTATTGAATTGGGATCTATTGGATTAACTCAGCAACCTCTTCATAAAGGATGGTGGGAGATCACTGAACAGTTGGATAAACTTCCTTGAATGGCAAAGGAGGATGCAATGGAAACTGGAGCCAGAAAGATAGCTGACCTGTCTTTTAGAATCAATCCATGCAGTTCTATAGGTTTCactttaaaaaggaaaaacattaGTATCATGATGAATGCAAACTTTTGGATAGATGCCGAGaagaacaaaataaatgaatagattTCAAGCAAGTTAATGATATAAACCATGGAACTTTCAGGGGCACCACAATTTAACCTCAGAGCTGCAGCTCAGATACTGTTATCATTGGATTTCTTTGATAAGTTACAAAATCACCATTCTTGGAGAACCAGATGCTTATTACTGATTGAAGGTAGAATTCTCTTCACAAAGAGGATTATTTAGACTCTACAATGAACAAAATTCGGTTCATACAATTTTGATGTCAGCAGACTCTGTTCTCAATACCCCCAATCTTATCCTATATCCATGCAACCATGTATCCTAAAAGTAACATTAAGGATGAAGAAAGGTGCTGAGTTGCACCTAAGCTACAAACAATTGTGAACTCAAGAAAACAACAGTTTGGATCACTTTGATGGCCGTTATTGATGAGATGGCTGATAAGAactttctgaaaaaaaaatacccatGTATCTAGAGCAGCATTGACTCTGGATTCTCAATATAGCCTTTGAATGCTTTCAACCACTCAGCACCAATGGCACCTACAAGCACAGTATGAACAGAAAGGTCAGGGCATAATAGTACCATCACATAACTGAATGCACCAACTTGAATGTTTTTTACATCTTCAggggatattttgaaaataaagatgaGTATGAGTCAAATTCTCGCTTTTTGCATTCAGTTAAGATGGAGACCCACATCCCGATTCATTTAATGATAAAAAGGTGATACGAGTTCTTTAGGAGATCAAGAATACTCCATTAAACCTCTCATGAGATTCCTAAAAATGAACTTGATGACTTGTGAAGAAACTACCTACCATCAATTACACGGTGATCACAGCTCAAGGTGACAGGCATGAACGAAGCATACTTGAATTGGTCAGGACCCACACCAGGTATTACCCTCTTCTCAGCTGGTCAAGAAAATTGTACAGTGCTTagtaaaagtaaaacaaaactAATGATAGTCCAGGTAAAAGCAACAGGCCAAcagaaaatggaagaagaagaagaagaagatgaaggcaATGATCAGCTGCAGCATACCAGACCCAACTGCGAGGATGCCGGATTGGGGAGGATTGATTATGGCACAAAATTGTTTGACTCCAAATGGTCCTCCCAAGTTCGAAACAGTAAAGGTGCCTCCCTGCATATATGATGATCATGAAGTTCATTTAAAAGACCATGATACAATCAACCATCCATTGATGGCCAATTAGAAGGTAATGCAGTTACCTCATAGTCTTCAGATTTCAGGCTGTTATCTTTGGCCTTCTGTGCTAAATGTTTGATCTCTTCAGCAATTTTAGATAATCCTTTCTTGTCTGCATCCTGCAAAGAAACAGTACTGTTTCTCAAGCTTGTTGCATACACTTACAAATGGAtctaaaacaaagaaagaaaactaaaaccCACCCTGACAACTGGGACATAAAGCCCATTGTCGGTCTGAACAGCAACATTTATGTTCACATTGTGGTACCTGAATCATTTGTCACAGTTAAATATGACAATAAATGTAACACCACTAAATGGTTAACTTATAATAAATACGATAAGAACACACTGAAGCCTGCTACAAGGGTCAAGTGGGCTTGCTGAAAACTGAAGCACAAgcaaatagtaattttaaagaagttattttctttcacttcctaaaaaataaacttcTGGTAAGTTTTTAAGAAGATTTGAATTGTCTATTTACTATTGTTTTTATACTCACTGGCGGATGTAATCATTGGTCCAGGAACTATTGCACTGAGGAACTTTGCGAAGAGCCAAAGCAGCAGCCTGTCATCAAGGTCCCATTGAAGTTTATGCCACAAGCATAAAAGTATAATTGAAATGACAAGAAATCTTTGATCATGAACATTTGCAGTGAGTGTTAGATGGTGTGATGTGTTCTAAAGTTCCTCCagaacaaaaataatcaaaatgcCAATCTTCACATCTCAGAAGTAAACTATCTCAATCTTAAAGACAACATACCTTTATGACAAGATCATTTACAGATATCCGCTTGCCACCTGAAGCTTCTTGGAGTGTATTAAGCTGGCTCCGCAATCTACAATGCACAAGCAGCAATTGTTTAGATCATACTCATAAAAgggaaattaaaaaggaaagatgAACTTTTTGTTGAATGCTCACTCCATCAGCTTGTCAACACAAGTGTCCACGGTTAAATAATAATGAGGAATAGTTTGCTTTGATAGCAGCAAGCGTGAAGCAGTGACCTGAAGAGGGTTTTGAATATCCAGATATCAGTATCATTAAGCTTGATCAATGCAACCATCCACTAATTTGGATAATTTCAAACATATTACCTTTCTTATCTGAGTATGAGGAAGGTCAGTGTAATCTAAAGTTGCTGCCTCAGAGAATGGTGTTGTGGCTTCCTTCCCATAAGAAGCTATGACATTGTAAAAACACAACCAAGCAAATTGATTAACCACTATGGTACTCAAAGAGTGAGATTGTACCCATGatatctaaaaaaagaaaaataaaaaagataaagactCAGAAAAACCATTCGTCAAAGTTATACttcaattgaataataaaatggtaaacatcaaatgaaaatgaaaatgaaaaaccaaGAATTATTTTGCTTAAGACCAAGATCACAGTAGCAGCCAAATCGACTCCTAATACAGTGGGTAAGAAGACCTGAAGTGGTATTATTACCATCTAAATGTacttggaaaataaaatattaagtaaaatTTATATTACTGCATTAacttaacaaataaaatatttgcatCAATGGGGAAAAGGCACTCctattttaacttttcttgCCATACCAAACATCTATATTCATGCCATTTCATTTCTACTTAAGTACTTAAGACAGCATTGTCTCCATAATTGTTGATTATCTAGCTAAATTAATCAAGCAAGTAACAGGATAATCTGCAAAAGCACATAGAGAAAAGCATACCCAAATAATCTTCAATATCAGCCTTCACAATGCGTCCATCAGGACCCGTCCCTTTGATGCTTTGAAGAGGAACCTGAATAAGGAAAGAGATATTACATTAAACatcaaaataaaacataaatgcCTCATGAATATATATCATTACAAAAGCAAACTTAAATGTCATCATATGGAGAAATAATAAGGTCCCATGGATGGGCCTTATTTTGGTGGtagtaataaaatttttacacCAAAAGATGCAGTGACTAACATTGTGATCTTCAGCTAACTTTTTTGCAAGAGGACTGGAAAAAATGCGATCTCCTGCTTTGGAACTTTCAACAGCTTTTGAAACATTTGGCTGAGGTGAACTGGCAGGCTTCTCTGCCACTTCTTTCATGGGAGGAGGAGAAGCAGATGACTTTTTACCCCCATCAGCTGCACCCCCTtttggagcttcataacccTTGAATTTGGCAATATCATCCTCCTCTTCAACAGTTATAGCAATCACCTATGTTAAGAACATATGCCGCTTCAAACAAAAAATCCAAACTTTAAATGGCAAATAAATTGTTAATTGCAATAGAAATGGTGCATTAATTTGAATTGAAAGTCTGCAAAATGTTAGATCATATTGAACATGCCTTTGAAGCATGAATTTCCAATAGCCAAAGAAGTTTATAAGAGTCAAAAGTAACAGAAGTAGAATAAGTTCTTGTAAGGGAGTATGTGATTTATGAAgacagaaagagaaaaaaagaccAAAGAACATCTGTGAGTCAGCAGATAAGCATACATTATTGCACCAAAGTAATCAGTAAATTCAAGAACAATGAgataaaaaatgacaaaagaaatGGCATAAATGATGCAAAACTTAAATCCTAAAAGAAGCTTTTGTGTTGCAAACTGCAAACTAAAAAACCGAGGACACAAGTGCACTGGCCCATCATATGACAATACAAGTTAAAGAGATCTATACCAATATATTTTAGAACTACGTGCTACTAAAACAATATGTCAGCATTCAGAAGACTACCTGCCCAACTTTGATCTCTTTTGCCCCATCTCCAAGTACTATCTTAGCAAGATATCCTTCCTCCATGCATTCCATCTCAACAGTTGCTTTATcctataaaatgattaaaaatttgaCAGGATGACTTTACATAAACCTGGATCATTGATCAACTAGTAAATTTGAAAAAGGGGACAGCTACAAGGACCCTACCGTTTCAACTTCACACAATACTTCTCCAGGAGAAATTTTATCTCCCTCTTTCTTCAGCCACCTCGCAATATTTCCCTGCATGGCAACAATACATAAGCATCTAGTTGGCAAAGACAACTTTGTACCCAGAATCTAAATGATTTTGAATGCTTCTAAAGGTACATGCCTCTGTCATTGTAGGGGAGAGAGAAGGCATACCAATCTCTTGGTGTGGAGGAAGTCCTGAGAAAACATTGCAAAAAATCTCAACAATGAGGATAATGGATGATGCCATTATTAATGCATAAGAAGAGTATTTATAAACTCAAGCCAAAAATACTACTCATGAATCATGATACAACAGAATCATCTTTGATTcgaaaagaaaatgaacaatCATTACTAGGACACAAACAATTTTTAAGTAAGAAACAGAAACAAAAAGTAAAGCACTCTTTCTCCTTTGATTAGCATCACATTATGAAACTAAgttttgagaaaaaagaaaaaagattttagCAAAATGGACACTGCAATGAAAACCATTTATCTAATGAAATTGATTAAAACCTGGACTTGTTAAAGGACAAACAAAGGCCTGATGTACAAATCAAACAAAGTAAACCGACCATACCTGCATCTGTTGCAAAACCTCTTATCAGGTGCATCTGCAAACTgaagaaataacaaaattaaaatagaacTTTCACATGTTAAGATAGAATCTAGTAatcaagcataaaaacaaaccATGAAAACCTTTTGTTGCTGATGGAACCAACCACTGGGATGCCCATTGTCTTTGCCATTCTTGAAATGTTCCCATTGAAACCTCTAACCCAACCAACCTACAAATGGAACAAAATTACATGTAATCATCTGTATATACCAAAAAGCAACAGCATTGATGCacactaaaataaaaaagaaacaaaccaaGAAAGTTACACTCACTATATAAATATTTGGATCTACAGCTCTATTAACCCCACTCAGTAGGCCATCAGTAGAAGAGTTAAAACCTCGTCTTCGAATCTCTATAAGGTCTGAAAAGCATTATAAACCCAACAAATAGAACAaaccttaacaaaatttgaacATTCACCATCCTACTGCAGTTGATCGAAAATGAAATCACACTCAATTCATCAACATCAAATACCCACCATCTCCCTTACCAATCGAAGAACAAGTTCCTCCAGAAAACCACCGAACCAGGATTGCCGGCTCACTTCGCAGTACATTGGAAGCATTCCTTATCTGTAAAACCCCGAGCCCATTAAACTTTTCCAGAGAAAAAATACACACAATTCTCCCAGAAACCACCTGATAGCTAATTAATAATCACAAAACAAGTGAAATAAGAGTAACATTATCAAAACAACGCCTTCAAATTCAACAAGAAGATCCAATGATCCCgtaatacaaaaattaaaaactaacctCGTTTTAATAATTCAAGCTAAAGCAACATAACCCACGATTAATTCCACAAATTAAattcagggaaaaaaaaaagaagtcaagaatcaagtaaaacaaaaattctcaAATGCATGGATACGATACGTCATAAGAGGATTAGAGTATGATTGTTAACGTGGAATTACCGAGATTAGAAACAGGATTAGGAAAAGCTAGTACCTTTCTGGAATGGGTGAGGAAACGAGATGCATACAACATCGTTTAGGGTTAGATTCTGGGTTTCTGGCAGCGCTTCCTGAACCTAGAGAGAGATTTAGGGAGATCAGGCTGCCGTGAACTGTTCATTTGCTACCTCCCCACTAAAatggaatatttttaaaatatagtaataataattattattattataataaaagtttacatgaaaaataatagaaacgacagaaaaaaaaaaaatatatatatatatatatataataattaaagttaataaattatttttattcattagtttaaacttattttacttttttttatttcatattttgttgcgtaaagattaaataatttaaaattatataaaaattatttttctaatgtgtttttttaataatttccaagaagttaaaaaaaaaattatgggaaGGAGCTAAAATCTAAATTTGTTTCAATTTGACTAAAAAATCTGTTTCAATTCTTcacattttttgtttatatgcACTTATAtgtaaatttaatatttgtcatggttttatgtaaaaataattcattttttacataaatattcttaattatttcatatgtttatatgtaaatttaaaaaaaaatgattagttttataataaaataattataatattttatcaaaataaaataaaataatagggTAGATTTTCACAATTGAATATTCAATaccttttaaccaaataacccACACCTTGAAAATTGCAACTTTTGGACAGCAATGTGGACCTTAATGGCAATTGGTGGGCTAGGAAGTAGGAAAGGCCAAAGTATGTTGACCTTA
Above is a window of Vitis vinifera cultivar Pinot Noir 40024 chromosome 11, ASM3070453v1 DNA encoding:
- the LOC100249200 gene encoding dihydrolipoyllysine-residue acetyltransferase component 3 of pyruvate dehydrogenase complex, mitochondrial isoform X4, producing the protein MLYASRFLTHSRKIRNASNVLRSEPAILVRWFSGGTCSSIDLIEIRRRGFNSSTDGLLSGVNRAVDPNIYIVGWVRGFNGNISRMAKTMGIPVVGSISNKRFSCLQMHLIRGFATDAGLPPHQEIGMPSLSPTMTEGNIARWLKKEGDKISPGEVLCEVETDKATVEMECMEEGYLAKIVLGDGAKEIKVGQVIAITVEEEDDIAKFKGYEAPKGGAADGGKKSSASPPPMKEVAEKPASSPQPNVSKAVESSKAGDRIFSSPLAKKLAEDHNVPLQSIKGTGPDGRIVKADIEDYLASYGKEATTPFSEAATLDYTDLPHTQIRKVTASRLLLSKQTIPHYYLTVDTCVDKLMELRSQLNTLQEASGGKRISVNDLVIKAAALALRKVPQCNSSWTNDYIRQYHNVNINVAVQTDNGLYVPVVRDADKKGLSKIAEEIKHLAQKAKDNSLKSEDYEGGTFTVSNLGGPFGVKQFCAIINPPQSGILAVGSAEKRVIPGVGPDQFKYASFMPVTLSCDHRVIDGAIGAEWLKAFKGYIENPESMLL
- the LOC100249200 gene encoding dihydrolipoyllysine-residue acetyltransferase component 2 of pyruvate dehydrogenase complex, mitochondrial isoform X6, translating into MLYASRFLTHSRKIRNASNVLRSEPAILVRWFSGGTCSSIEIRRRGFNSSTDGLLSGVNRAVDPNIYIVGWVRGFNGNISRMAKTMGIPVVGSISNKRFSCLQMHLIRGFATDAGLPPHQEIGMPSLSPTMTEGNIARWLKKEGDKISPGEVLCEVETDKATVEMECMEEGYLAKIVLGDGAKEIKVGQVIAITVEEEDDIAKFKGYEAPKGGAADGGKKSSASPPPMKEVAEKPASSPQPNVSKAVESSKAGDRIFSSPLAKKLAEDHNVPLQSIKGTGPDGRIVKADIEDYLASYGKEATTPFSEAATLDYTDLPHTQIRKVTASRLLLSKQTIPHYYLTVDTCVDKLMELRSQLNTLQEASGGKRISVNDLVIKAAALALRKVPQCNSSWTNDYIRQYHNVNINVAVQTDNGLYVPVVRDADKKGLSKIAEEIKHLAQKAKDNSLKSEDYEGGTFTVSNLGGPFGVKQFCAIINPPQSGILAVGSAEKRVIPGVGPDQFKYASFMPVTLSCDHRVIDGAIGAEWLKAFKGYIENPESMLL
- the LOC100249200 gene encoding dihydrolipoyllysine-residue acetyltransferase component 2 of pyruvate dehydrogenase complex, mitochondrial isoform X2 — encoded protein: MLYASRFLTHSRKIRNASNVLRSEPAILVRWFSGGTCSSIGKGDDLIEIRRRGFNSSTDGLLSGVNRAVDPNIYIVGWVRGFNGNISRMAKTMGIPVVGSISNKSLQMHLIRGFATDAGLPPHQEIGMPSLSPTMTEGNIARWLKKEGDKISPGEVLCEVETDKATVEMECMEEGYLAKIVLGDGAKEIKVGQVIAITVEEEDDIAKFKGYEAPKGGAADGGKKSSASPPPMKEVAEKPASSPQPNVSKAVESSKAGDRIFSSPLAKKLAEDHNVPLQSIKGTGPDGRIVKADIEDYLASYGKEATTPFSEAATLDYTDLPHTQIRKVTASRLLLSKQTIPHYYLTVDTCVDKLMELRSQLNTLQEASGGKRISVNDLVIKAAALALRKVPQCNSSWTNDYIRQYHNVNINVAVQTDNGLYVPVVRDADKKGLSKIAEEIKHLAQKAKDNSLKSEDYEGGTFTVSNLGGPFGVKQFCAIINPPQSGILAVGSAEKRVIPGVGPDQFKYASFMPVTLSCDHRVIDGAIGAEWLKAFKGYIENPESMLL
- the LOC100249200 gene encoding dihydrolipoyllysine-residue acetyltransferase component 2 of pyruvate dehydrogenase complex, mitochondrial isoform X7 produces the protein MLYASRFLTHSRKIRNASNVLRSEPAILVRWFSGGTCSSIEIRRRGFNSSTDGLLSGVNRAVDPNIYIVGWVRGFNGNISRMAKTMGIPVVGSISNKSLQMHLIRGFATDAGLPPHQEIGMPSLSPTMTEGNIARWLKKEGDKISPGEVLCEVETDKATVEMECMEEGYLAKIVLGDGAKEIKVGQVIAITVEEEDDIAKFKGYEAPKGGAADGGKKSSASPPPMKEVAEKPASSPQPNVSKAVESSKAGDRIFSSPLAKKLAEDHNVPLQSIKGTGPDGRIVKADIEDYLASYGKEATTPFSEAATLDYTDLPHTQIRKVTASRLLLSKQTIPHYYLTVDTCVDKLMELRSQLNTLQEASGGKRISVNDLVIKAAALALRKVPQCNSSWTNDYIRQYHNVNINVAVQTDNGLYVPVVRDADKKGLSKIAEEIKHLAQKAKDNSLKSEDYEGGTFTVSNLGGPFGVKQFCAIINPPQSGILAVGSAEKRVIPGVGPDQFKYASFMPVTLSCDHRVIDGAIGAEWLKAFKGYIENPESMLL
- the LOC100249200 gene encoding dihydrolipoyllysine-residue acetyltransferase component 2 of pyruvate dehydrogenase complex, mitochondrial isoform X3, which gives rise to MLYASRFLTHSRKIRNASNVLRSEPAILVRWFSGGTCSSIGKGDEIRRRGFNSSTDGLLSGVNRAVDPNIYIVGWVRGFNGNISRMAKTMGIPVVGSISNKRFSCLQMHLIRGFATDAGLPPHQEIGMPSLSPTMTEGNIARWLKKEGDKISPGEVLCEVETDKATVEMECMEEGYLAKIVLGDGAKEIKVGQVIAITVEEEDDIAKFKGYEAPKGGAADGGKKSSASPPPMKEVAEKPASSPQPNVSKAVESSKAGDRIFSSPLAKKLAEDHNVPLQSIKGTGPDGRIVKADIEDYLASYGKEATTPFSEAATLDYTDLPHTQIRKVTASRLLLSKQTIPHYYLTVDTCVDKLMELRSQLNTLQEASGGKRISVNDLVIKAAALALRKVPQCNSSWTNDYIRQYHNVNINVAVQTDNGLYVPVVRDADKKGLSKIAEEIKHLAQKAKDNSLKSEDYEGGTFTVSNLGGPFGVKQFCAIINPPQSGILAVGSAEKRVIPGVGPDQFKYASFMPVTLSCDHRVIDGAIGAEWLKAFKGYIENPESMLL
- the LOC100249200 gene encoding dihydrolipoyllysine-residue acetyltransferase component 2 of pyruvate dehydrogenase complex, mitochondrial isoform X5, encoding MLYASRFLTHSRKIRNASNVLRSEPAILVRWFSGGTCSSIDLIEIRRRGFNSSTDGLLSGVNRAVDPNIYIVGWVRGFNGNISRMAKTMGIPVVGSISNKSLQMHLIRGFATDAGLPPHQEIGMPSLSPTMTEGNIARWLKKEGDKISPGEVLCEVETDKATVEMECMEEGYLAKIVLGDGAKEIKVGQVIAITVEEEDDIAKFKGYEAPKGGAADGGKKSSASPPPMKEVAEKPASSPQPNVSKAVESSKAGDRIFSSPLAKKLAEDHNVPLQSIKGTGPDGRIVKADIEDYLASYGKEATTPFSEAATLDYTDLPHTQIRKVTASRLLLSKQTIPHYYLTVDTCVDKLMELRSQLNTLQEASGGKRISVNDLVIKAAALALRKVPQCNSSWTNDYIRQYHNVNINVAVQTDNGLYVPVVRDADKKGLSKIAEEIKHLAQKAKDNSLKSEDYEGGTFTVSNLGGPFGVKQFCAIINPPQSGILAVGSAEKRVIPGVGPDQFKYASFMPVTLSCDHRVIDGAIGAEWLKAFKGYIENPESMLL